The Flavivirga eckloniae genomic interval ACAAAGAAACAGAAAGCTTAACCAGTATCGCTTACGAAAGCGAATATTATGACCAAGCACATTTTATTAAAGACTTTAAGGAGTTTACGGGAACTAATCCAAAGGAGTTTTTAGGAAATGAAAATATGGCTCTTTCTGCTCTATTCTACAAATAGATTGAGTGTCGCATTTTTACAATTTCAACCTTCACGAATAATCTAATTTCGTATCATTAATCTAAACAGAGAAAATGAAAAGAATTGTACTAAGTGCTTCTGTAATGCTTGCCTTTATCCTTATGGCTTGTAGTAATAAAAATAAATCTAAACCAGAAGTACAAAAAGTAGATTCTAGCCAAGAGCAAATAATTAATAATATGAAAAGTTTTATTTCCCTTTTTGAAATTCCAGCAACAGATGTTTCACGAGCAGTTAGTTTTTATCAAGCAATTTTGGACATTAAAATTGAGAAAATGGAAATGCCAGGGATGGAAATGGGCATATTTCCATACGAAGGACAAACGGTTACAGGAGTTATAATGAAAGAAGAAGGGCTCAAACCTTCGACAGATGGAGTAACCATTTATTTAAATGGTGGAGATAACCTTCAGCATATTCTTGATAAGGTCGAAAAAAATGGAGGAAAAGTCGTTGTCCCAAAAACTGCTCACGCAGACGAAAGTGGCTTTTTTGCTTTGTTTTTAGATACGGAAGGAAATAAACTCGGTTTAAATTCCCCAAATTAAACGGAAGAAAAGCGAACACACAACAACATATAAAAGCATTAGCGATTTGGGTACAAACTCAAATCGTTTTGGTTTTAATTAAGTATATTGTTATCAGAAAAGCAAGTATGTTTTAATCTGTTCCTGCTACTAAACTAACGTAAGTTTTCGATTTAAAAGCAGTCTAATTTTAACGATAAATACACTAAAAATGTTACTTGTCACCTTGAGCGCAGTCGAAAGGTCATTAAAACCTATGATTTTAAATAGGTTTCGACTTTAGCCTGTCTTGAGCGGAGTCGAAAGGCTCAACCCGACACTTAAATTAAATCACTGGCATTCAGTATAATAATATTATGGTTACGTCGAACTCACGTTAAACTAAACACTGCCATTAAAAAAATAAACCTAAATGATTCTTGAACGACATACATTTGAATACAAGGACAAAATCATTATCGAAAAGATAAAAATGGCGACACCTTTTAGATATGAAGCTATTTTCGAAAACAGTGGTTGCTTCATATACTTTAAAGACAGAGCGCCCAAGTTAATGTCTGCAGAACAAAATGTTCAGGTTAACAGTCAAGAAGCGGTATTATTGAAATGTGGCAATCATTTTTTAGATCTATTAAAAAAGACCGATGATGAGGAAGTTGAGGCAATAATTGTTCATTTATATCCAGAGGTACTAAAAAAACTATATTCAAAAGAGCTGCCTAAAATAATAGTAGAAGAAACCTGTAATGTACAAAGTGAGGTAGTTGTATCCAAAGAGGTTATTTCAAGATTTATCGAATCTCTGGAGTTTTATTTTCAAAATCCACTTTTGATAAATGACGATTTACTTGAATTAAAGATAAAAGAGCTCATTCTATTATTAATACAATCAAAAAACGTATGCTCCATACAAGAGTTAATATCAGATTTATATTCAACTCGTAGCGTTCAAATAAAAAATATAATCGAGTTACACCGGTATTCAAATTTAAGTCTAGATGAGTTAGCGAAGTTGTGCAACCTAAGTTTATCCTCCTTTAAACGAGAGTTTAAAAAGATCTTTAATGACACCCCTAATAATTATATCACTGACCAAAAATTAAAAAGAGCAAAAGAACTTCTAAGAATCACAGAAATGCCTGTTAGTGAAATTGCTTTCGGCGTGGGGTTTAACGACCCGCTTTATTTTACACGAATTTTCAAAAAGAAAATCGGTGATTCTCCAAGCGAATATCGCCAACTCAACACAGCTTGAACCTATAATCCATATCTACGGACTTTTACTCCATTTTCCACACGTTTACCCTCTATACTTTTGTACTATAGAATTTTATAGAACAAATGGCACATCCTGAAAATTAAACAGATGTGCCTTAAAAACAAAAGCTTATGGAAAAAACATTGGTGATAGTAACTCATCCTAAACTAGAGAGTTCTAAAATTAACAAACGCTGGATTCAAGAACTTAAAAAATATCCAAATAACGTCATTGTTCACGATTTACATGCAACCTATCCGAGTCTGGAAATAGACGTTCAAAAGGAACAACAATTATTAGAATCGGTAGATAAAGTCATACTTCAGTTCCCATTTTATTGGTTTAATTGTCCGCCTTTCTTAAAGAAATGGATAGACGATGTGTTAGCTCACGGATGGGCTTACGGTAAAAATAGTGGGTACAAACTTGCAGGTAAAAAAATTGCATTAGCTGTTACTGCTGGTATTAAAGAGGAAGATTATAAAGCATCTGGTAGGTACGACTATACACTTGAAGAGCTTACCAGACCTTTTGAAACCACCTTTAAGTATGTTAAATCAGACTACAAATCACTTTATGCTTTTTATGGAGAAGAGCATAATCCAACCA includes:
- a CDS encoding helix-turn-helix domain-containing protein, which gives rise to MILERHTFEYKDKIIIEKIKMATPFRYEAIFENSGCFIYFKDRAPKLMSAEQNVQVNSQEAVLLKCGNHFLDLLKKTDDEEVEAIIVHLYPEVLKKLYSKELPKIIVEETCNVQSEVVVSKEVISRFIESLEFYFQNPLLINDDLLELKIKELILLLIQSKNVCSIQELISDLYSTRSVQIKNIIELHRYSNLSLDELAKLCNLSLSSFKREFKKIFNDTPNNYITDQKLKRAKELLRITEMPVSEIAFGVGFNDPLYFTRIFKKKIGDSPSEYRQLNTA
- a CDS encoding VOC family protein, which gives rise to MKRIVLSASVMLAFILMACSNKNKSKPEVQKVDSSQEQIINNMKSFISLFEIPATDVSRAVSFYQAILDIKIEKMEMPGMEMGIFPYEGQTVTGVIMKEEGLKPSTDGVTIYLNGGDNLQHILDKVEKNGGKVVVPKTAHADESGFFALFLDTEGNKLGLNSPN
- a CDS encoding NAD(P)H-dependent oxidoreductase, with amino-acid sequence MEKTLVIVTHPKLESSKINKRWIQELKKYPNNVIVHDLHATYPSLEIDVQKEQQLLESVDKVILQFPFYWFNCPPFLKKWIDDVLAHGWAYGKNSGYKLAGKKIALAVTAGIKEEDYKASGRYDYTLEELTRPFETTFKYVKSDYKSLYAFYGEEHNPTTEDIETSSKNYIDFIEHL